ACCACTGAACGTGTAGACGAAGATCTTCGTCCGCGCGACCGGCAGGCCCATCAGCAGGGCGGACTGCTCACTGCCGCCAATGGCATACAGCGTCCGCCCCAGGCGCGTGAAGTGCGCCAGGTACACCGCTCCGAGCAGGACCCCCAACGCCATGACGACATTGACGGAGACGGAGGTCTCGAAGGGCAGGGGATAGCGGATCGCGGAGACGTCGGTGAAGAAGGGATGGGAGATGGCGATCGAGTCGACGCTGATGAGGTAGCAGAGCCCCCGGGCGAGGAACATGCCCGCCAGGGTGACGATGAAGGGCTGGAGCGAGAAGTACTGGATGACGACCCCATGGATCAGTCCGATGGTGGCTCCCATCAGCAGGACCAGCGGGATGACCAGCGCGGGGCTCCAGCCCCGGTTCTCGACGAGGTGCGCCAGCACCATGGTGGTGAGCGCGGTCACCGAGCCCACCGACAGATCGATGCCGCCGGAGATGATGACGAAGGTCATCCCGACCGCGGAGATCAGCAGGAAGGCGTTGTCGATGAACAGGTTGAGGAAGACCTGGAGGGAGAAGAAGCCGTCGAACGCGATCGAGCCCGCGCCGAACATCACCCCGAACAGTCCCAGGGTGACCATGAACGGCAGGTGCCGCGGATCCAGCCGGGGCCGCGCGGGCGCGCGAGCCGGGAGGACGCGGGGCGCGGCGAAGAACCTGGAGTCGGTCTCGTTCCTCACAGTGCTTCCCCCAGCTTGCCCATCGAGGTGATGCGGTCGCGCACCCGATCGGACTGCAGGATGCTGACGAGAAAGACGACGGCGGCCTTCACCACCAGCGTCACCTCGGGCGGCACGCCGACGGAGTAGATGGTCG
Above is a window of Cystobacter fuscus DNA encoding:
- the yjfF gene encoding galactofuranose ABC transporter, permease protein YjfF produces the protein MRNETDSRFFAAPRVLPARAPARPRLDPRHLPFMVTLGLFGVMFGAGSIAFDGFFSLQVFLNLFIDNAFLLISAVGMTFVIISGGIDLSVGSVTALTTMVLAHLVENRGWSPALVIPLVLLMGATIGLIHGVVIQYFSLQPFIVTLAGMFLARGLCYLISVDSIAISHPFFTDVSAIRYPLPFETSVSVNVVMALGVLLGAVYLAHFTRLGRTLYAIGGSEQSALLMGLPVARTKIFVYTFSGFCSALAGIAFTFYMLSGYGLHAQGMEMDAIAAVVVGGTLLTGGAGHVLGTLVGVLIYGTIQTLIMFEGSLSSWWTKIVIGLLLLVFCLLQKVLARAPARQGSTRAARQDSAQPHPVSSPIERTAQAGG